CGCTGCTGTTCACCACGGGCCTGTGGCCGCGCACGGGCGCACCCGGGACTTACGGCGTGGCCGCCGTGCTGTGCGTGCTGGCGCTCGGGGTGGCGGTGGTGCGCTTCAGAAGCCCGGCGGCGGCGTGAAGCCACCCGTGAGCTCGGAGAGCCGGCGCCCGAAGTCGAGCGTGGTGCGGTCCTCGAGATGCGAGCCCACGATCTGAATGCCCACCGGCAGGTTGTCCGGCGTGCGGCCCACCGGCACGACCGTGGCCGGCAGCTTGCACATGGTGGCGGGCGCGATCCAGTTGAGTAAGTCGGTGTAGGGGATGGTCTTCCCGTTCACGCTCAGCGTGCGCAGCGGCATGTCGGGCTCGTGCATGTGCGGGATCGCCGGCAGCTGGTTCACCGGCAGGAGCAGCACGTCGGTCTCGCGGAAGAGCTCGTGCAGCGCGGCGCGCAGCCGCTCGCGCGCCTCGTTCGCGTGCATCCAGGTGACGTGACTCGCCGTGAAGGCGCGCGCGGTCGCGACCAGCGGATTCGGGTCGTCGGCCGGCGCGGAATTCGCCAGCTGCCGGAAGCTCTCGAGCGCACTCTCCGGGAAGCTCCCGGCCATCAGCGGCAGCAGCAGCACGTCGTAGGCGCGGCGCGCCGCGCCCAGATCGATCGGCGGCTGGTCGAGCACGCGCACCGAGACACCGGCGCGGCGCAGTCGCTCGACCGCGGACTCGAGCAGCGCGCGCACCTGCGCGTCGACCGGGTAGGCCGCGTCCTGGAAGCAGGCAGTCACACGGTAGTCGCCCAGGCGCGAGCGGCGCGCGGGCGGCAGCTCGAGCCGCCAGCCCACGGCGTCGAGCTCGGTCGGGCCGGCCAGCACGTCGAGCGCAAGTGACAGGTCGTCGACGGTGCGCGCGATCGGGCCGCACACGTTCAAGTCCGGCGGGGCGAGCAGGCCCGGCGGCGGCGGAATGTGACCGCGCTGCGGCACGACTCCCCAGGTGGGTTTGTGACCACAGACCCCCGACCAGTGCGAGGGCACGCGGATCGAGCCGCCGATGTCGCTGCCGAGCTCGAGCGGAGTCTCGCCGGTCGCGACCGCCGCGGCCGCGCCGCCCGACGACCCGCCGGGCACGCGCGCC
The Myxococcota bacterium genome window above contains:
- a CDS encoding amidase, whose protein sequence is MAEVAYRSASELVGMLRRREISSRELLEIHLARVAKHGKALNAVVCLDEERARAEASAADAELARGRARGPLHGLPITIKDTFETAGLRTTAGAPELANHVPQHDAEAVARLRRAGAVIFGKTNVPYMAGDWQSFNQVYGTTNNPWNAARVPGGSSGGAAAAVATGETPLELGSDIGGSIRVPSHWSGVCGHKPTWGVVPQRGHIPPPPGLLAPPDLNVCGPIARTVDDLSLALDVLAGPTELDAVGWRLELPPARRSRLGDYRVTACFQDAAYPVDAQVRALLESAVERLRRAGVSVRVLDQPPIDLGAARRAYDVLLLPLMAGSFPESALESFRQLANSAPADDPNPLVATARAFTASHVTWMHANEARERLRAALHELFRETDVLLLPVNQLPAIPHMHEPDMPLRTLSVNGKTIPYTDLLNWIAPATMCKLPATVVPVGRTPDNLPVGIQIVGSHLEDRTTLDFGRRLSELTGGFTPPPGF